The DNA region TCCCCTAGAAAGTTAGTTCAAGTATTGAATTTTAATGGTTTTAGCTGTATTTATCGCATCAAAGGCAATACTAATACGTTTTTCTAGCGGCACATTGTCATCGTCAAGAAAAGCCGTTAAAAGTGCGATCGATTTTTTTTTAAAAGCGTCTAAATCCTCAACATAAGAAATTAAATATCGTTGCTTTTCCTGTTCGATCGCACATTGAAACTCAGGAATTTTGCGCCACTTCCAAAGAGAATGACGGCTAATTTTCAATAATTTGCAAGTTTGACGGTAGTTCGTACCCACCGACA from Geminocystis sp. NIES-3709 includes:
- a CDS encoding helix-turn-helix domain-containing protein, translating into MTFSVTQKKAIKLLSVGTNYRQTCKLLKISRHSLWKWRKIPEFQCAIEQEKQRYLISYVEDLDAFKKKSIALLTAFLDDDNVPLEKRISIAFDAINTAKTIKIQYLN